One genomic region from Salvelinus fontinalis isolate EN_2023a chromosome 18, ASM2944872v1, whole genome shotgun sequence encodes:
- the LOC129815909 gene encoding zinc finger protein with KRAB and SCAN domains 8-like — protein MSKMRLLQVYLNERLTAVAVEIFGAVENTIGEYQEEISRSNEEIERLRRLLDLVCKPDIQRPDTQQLILPVPEEEVPTEQQHCEQEWRSGLVQEDPEPTPIKEEQEEFGTSQEEEQLQGLESDIKEFIFSLPCVKSDYDQDPPQPVYLPQTQTMENRERDSLPTKTTEDIKTELDGEGYEVYEPNNELNPFSTVNSDCSAAHIGNSESIGLMSRLQPLKSKTTWTKKVQSSIKTREASELKVPLREAHSGERPHRCPVCRKCFLKISILKTHQRIHTGEKPYCCNVCGKSFREKRTLTSHRLTHSGEKPYQCKECGKCFSQKKILTIHMRTHTGEKPYQCKECGKCFTHSGSQAAHLRIHTGERPYKCPMCVKCFRTASHLKRHQRSHRGEQPHC, from the exons ATGTCTAAAATGCGGCTGTTGCAGGTTTATCTAAACGAGCGGTTAACAGCGGTGGCTGTTGAGATATTTGGAGCCGTGGAAAATACCATAGGAGAGTACCAGGAAGAAATCTCCCGTTCAAATGAGGAGATCGAACGTCTACGGAGGCTGCTGGATTTGGTTTGCAAACCTGACATACAGAGACCAG ACACCCAGCAGCTCATTCTCCCTGTCCCTGAAGAGGAGGTTCCCACTGAGCAGCAGCACTGTGAGCAGGAGTGGAGGTCTGGTCTGGTCCAGGAGGACCCAGAGCCCACTCCGATTAAAGAAGAACAGGAGGAGTTTGggaccagtcaggaggaagagcagcttcagGGGCTGGAGTCTGATATCAAAGAGTTCATATTCTCTCTTCCCTGTGTGAAAAGTGACTATGATCAGGACCCTCCTCAGCCCGtatatcttccccaaacccaGACtatggagaacagagagagggactcTCTTCCCACTAAAACAACTGAAGATATCAAAACAGAACTTGATGGGGAGGGCTATGAGGTATATGAACCAAACAATGAATTAAATCCCTTTTCTACAGTAAATTCTGATTGTTCTGCAGCTCATATTGGGAACAGTGAAAGTATAGGGCTAATGTCACGGTTACAGCCACTCAAATCAAAGACAACATGGACAAAGAAAGTACAAAGCTCTATTAAGACCAGGGAAGCCAGTGAACTGAAAGTTCCATTGAGGGAGGCTCACTCAGGGGAGAGACCACACAGGTGTCCCGTCTGCAGGAAATGCTTTCTGAAAATTAGCATTTTAAAAACTCATCAGAGAATTCACACTGGGGAGAAACCATATTGTTGCAATGTATGTGGCAAGAGTTTCAGAGAGAAGAGAACCCTTACCAGTCACAGGCTGACTCACTCAGGGGAGAAACCATATCAATGCAAAGAATGTGGCAAATGCTTCAGTCAAAAGAAAATCCTGACCATACATATGAGGacgcacactggagagaaaccgtaTCAGTGCAAAGAATGTGGTAAATGCTTCACTCACAGTGGATCCCAAGCAGCACATTTGAGGATTCATACAGGGGAGAGACCATATAAGTGCCCTATGTGTGTGAAATGCTTCAGAACAGCAAGTCATCTAAAACGGCACCAGCGAAGTCACAGAGGAGAACAACCACATTGTTGA
- the LOC129815904 gene encoding zinc finger and SCAN domain-containing protein 5B-like isoform X1, producing MPGSTFKKCCACGGDIRVARRKCDLCGAAQQLKKKLESQKDHYNDNWARNTLKGNNVAKVLNTAHLLIHKLEKLGMVPLILVGRPNNPSIGWSDVLCPQGFKDQQAKTVEEIKLIFDTAMKALHEKITQEVAPTPVEDWPPPHYNHTCLPPTPLCSSLANADVGTLTKLTLLQVFLNERLPTVAAVEKTVSEYQEEISRSKEEIERLRRLLDLAFKPDKKLHIADSQQLTLPEDIPPEQQDWSPSPGQEDPEPTQIKEEQEEFGTSQEEEQLQGLESDIKEFIFTLPCVKSEYDQDPQPVYLPQTQTMENRERDSLPTKTTEQDIKTEPNGEGCSASEPTSDSQPLSAVHPDCSAAQIGNSESDNGVDCGGLMSGLQPFKSKRTWTKKGQSSQISTRVDKASELKVPLKAHTGERQHRCPVCSKYFLKTSNLKIHQRIHTGEKSIHTGENSFHTGEKPYQCKDCGKCFIRMGNLTEHMRIHTGQKLIWLIPNSKSS from the exons ATGCCAGGTTCAACATTCAAAAAGTGCTGTGCATGTGGTGGAGACATCAGGGTGGCACGTCGCAAATGTGACTTGTGTGGGGCAGCACAGCAACTGAAAAAAAAACTGGAGTCGCAGAAAGATCACTACAATGACAACTGGGCTCGAAACACCCTTAAGGGAAACAATGTTGCCAAGGTTCTTAATACTGCCCATTTACTG ATCCACAAGCTGGAAAAGCTGGGGATGGTCCCTTTGATCCTTGTGGGACGCCCTAACAATCCCTCCATTGGCTGGTCTGACGTTCTGTGTCCTCAGGGCTTCAAAGATCAACAGGCCAAAACTGTGGAAGAGATTAAATTGATATTTGACACTGCCATGAAAG CTTTACATGAAAAAATTACTCAAGAGGTGGCCCCAACCCCAGTCGAAGATTGGCCACCACCCCATTACAACCACACATGTCTCCCACCTACACCCCTCTGTAGCAGCTTAGCTAACGCTGATGTCGGGACCTTGACAAAGTTGACA CTGTTGCAGGTTTTTCTAAACGAGAGATTACCAACAGTGGCTGCTGTGGAAAAAACGGTATCGGAGTACCAGGAAGAAATTTCCCGTTCAAAGGAGGAGATCGAACGTCTACGAAGGCTGCTGGATTTGGCTTTCAAACCagacaaaaagttacatattgcag ACTCCCAGCAGCTCACTCTCCCTGAAGACATTCCTCCTGAGCAGCAGGACTGGAGCCCCAGTCCGGGCCAGGAGGACCCAGAGCCCACTCAGAttaaagaggaacaggaggagtttggcaccagtcaggaggaagagcagcttcagGGGCTGGAGTCTGATATCAAAGAGTTCATATTCACTCTACCCTGTGTAAAAAGTGAGTATGATCAGGACCCTCAGCCCGtatatcttccccaaacccaGACtatggagaacagagagagggactcTCTTCCCACCAAAACAACTGAACAAGACATCAAAACAGAACCTAATGGAGAGGGCTGCAGTGCATCAGAACCAACAAGTGATTCTCAACCCCTCTCTGCAGTACACCCAGACTGCTCTGCAGCTCAGATTGGGAACAGTGAAAGTGACAATGGGGTGGACTGTGGAGGACTAATGTCAGGGTTACAGCCATTTAAATCAAAGAGAACATGGACAAAGAAAGGACAAAGCTCCCAGATCTCTACCCGGGTCGATAAAGCCAGTGAACTGAAAGTGCCATTGAAGGCTCACACAGGGGAGAGACAACACAGATGTCCAGTATGCAGTAAATATTTTCTGAAAACGAGCAATTTAAAAATACATCAGAGAATTCATACTGGGGAGAAATCAATTCACACTGGGGAGAATTCATTTCACACTGGGGAGAAACCATATCAGTGCAAAGATTGTGGCAAATGCTTCATCCGGATGGGAAACCTGACTGAGCATATGAGAATTCACACAGGGCAGAAATTAATCTGGCTGATACCAAACTCAAAGTCCTCCTGA
- the LOC129815904 gene encoding zinc finger and SCAN domain-containing protein 5B-like isoform X2 has translation MPGSTFKKCCACGGDIRVARRKCDLCGAAQQLKKKLESQKDHYNDNWARNTLKGNNVAKVLNTAHLLIHKLEKLGMVPLILVGRPNNPSIGWSDVLCPQGFKDQQAKTVEEIKLIFDTAMKALHEKITQEVAPTPVEDWPPPHYNHTCLPPTPLCSSLANADVGTLTKLTVFLNERLPTVAAVEKTVSEYQEEISRSKEEIERLRRLLDLAFKPDKKLHIADSQQLTLPEDIPPEQQDWSPSPGQEDPEPTQIKEEQEEFGTSQEEEQLQGLESDIKEFIFTLPCVKSEYDQDPQPVYLPQTQTMENRERDSLPTKTTEQDIKTEPNGEGCSASEPTSDSQPLSAVHPDCSAAQIGNSESDNGVDCGGLMSGLQPFKSKRTWTKKGQSSQISTRVDKASELKVPLKAHTGERQHRCPVCSKYFLKTSNLKIHQRIHTGEKSIHTGENSFHTGEKPYQCKDCGKCFIRMGNLTEHMRIHTGQKLIWLIPNSKSS, from the exons ATGCCAGGTTCAACATTCAAAAAGTGCTGTGCATGTGGTGGAGACATCAGGGTGGCACGTCGCAAATGTGACTTGTGTGGGGCAGCACAGCAACTGAAAAAAAAACTGGAGTCGCAGAAAGATCACTACAATGACAACTGGGCTCGAAACACCCTTAAGGGAAACAATGTTGCCAAGGTTCTTAATACTGCCCATTTACTG ATCCACAAGCTGGAAAAGCTGGGGATGGTCCCTTTGATCCTTGTGGGACGCCCTAACAATCCCTCCATTGGCTGGTCTGACGTTCTGTGTCCTCAGGGCTTCAAAGATCAACAGGCCAAAACTGTGGAAGAGATTAAATTGATATTTGACACTGCCATGAAAG CTTTACATGAAAAAATTACTCAAGAGGTGGCCCCAACCCCAGTCGAAGATTGGCCACCACCCCATTACAACCACACATGTCTCCCACCTACACCCCTCTGTAGCAGCTTAGCTAACGCTGATGTCGGGACCTTGACAAAGTTGACA GTTTTTCTAAACGAGAGATTACCAACAGTGGCTGCTGTGGAAAAAACGGTATCGGAGTACCAGGAAGAAATTTCCCGTTCAAAGGAGGAGATCGAACGTCTACGAAGGCTGCTGGATTTGGCTTTCAAACCagacaaaaagttacatattgcag ACTCCCAGCAGCTCACTCTCCCTGAAGACATTCCTCCTGAGCAGCAGGACTGGAGCCCCAGTCCGGGCCAGGAGGACCCAGAGCCCACTCAGAttaaagaggaacaggaggagtttggcaccagtcaggaggaagagcagcttcagGGGCTGGAGTCTGATATCAAAGAGTTCATATTCACTCTACCCTGTGTAAAAAGTGAGTATGATCAGGACCCTCAGCCCGtatatcttccccaaacccaGACtatggagaacagagagagggactcTCTTCCCACCAAAACAACTGAACAAGACATCAAAACAGAACCTAATGGAGAGGGCTGCAGTGCATCAGAACCAACAAGTGATTCTCAACCCCTCTCTGCAGTACACCCAGACTGCTCTGCAGCTCAGATTGGGAACAGTGAAAGTGACAATGGGGTGGACTGTGGAGGACTAATGTCAGGGTTACAGCCATTTAAATCAAAGAGAACATGGACAAAGAAAGGACAAAGCTCCCAGATCTCTACCCGGGTCGATAAAGCCAGTGAACTGAAAGTGCCATTGAAGGCTCACACAGGGGAGAGACAACACAGATGTCCAGTATGCAGTAAATATTTTCTGAAAACGAGCAATTTAAAAATACATCAGAGAATTCATACTGGGGAGAAATCAATTCACACTGGGGAGAATTCATTTCACACTGGGGAGAAACCATATCAGTGCAAAGATTGTGGCAAATGCTTCATCCGGATGGGAAACCTGACTGAGCATATGAGAATTCACACAGGGCAGAAATTAATCTGGCTGATACCAAACTCAAAGTCCTCCTGA